One window of the Solanum stenotomum isolate F172 chromosome 11, ASM1918654v1, whole genome shotgun sequence genome contains the following:
- the LOC125843521 gene encoding uncharacterized protein LOC125843521, translating to MSLQTTYQDKATQTDLDKDEKIFNAIAMLCTKIDNMDKEIQKMKGQQHDGKHAELSRSEDLKIPELEGDAGKHRKTQANNLLHAATGSTSSTKEEKRYVNTNMNKIFEKPFIPKKQNPIFVPPQINTYKESLNQDKKTYNHITRAYIENIHKIQTFLNKNPRSKTTQNPHEDYITQALQGYNKLIALPKTNANLIATCYNYGLLNTVYTQTGDEIATIPELHKAFMNYKRITKGTLFYIKFYSAPAEILYDEIKPIIQVIKIGLTREMIIPEKIEEQEEIQKVEIPAFYAGKRIIGIATILNELTSNYLNNNSIWSYYSREQTMIYSNCREFRATDMEELRQWALSLLKPEQQPTTRAIRKDFVSSEIMTRYCKTIGHKYPDHQCSKCQGEDNVIPDVQLE from the coding sequence ATGTCATTGCAGACTAcatatcaagacaaagctacacaGACGGATCTAgacaaagatgaaaaaatattcaatgctATAGCAATGCTTTGTACAAAGATAGATAATATGGACAAAGAGATACAAAAAATGAAAGGTCAGCAGCATGACGGTAAACatgcggagctaagtcgatcggaagactTAAAAATTCCAGAGCTAGAAGGTGACGCTGGGAAACACCGAAAAACCCAAGCTAACAATTTGTTACATGCAGCTACAGGTAGCACATCATctacaaaagaggagaaaagatatgtcaatacaaatatgaacaagatattcgaaaaaccatttatACCCAAAAAACAAAACCCCATATTTGTACCACCTCAAATAAATACctataaggaaagtctaaaccaGGACAAAAAGACCTATAACCATATAACCAGagcatatatagaaaatatccacaaaatacaaacctttttaaataaaaaccccAGATCAAAAACTACCCAAAATCCACATGAAGACTATATTACTCAAGCTTTGCAAGGATATAATAAACTAATCGCTTTACCTAAGACAAATGCAAACCTAATAGCAACTTGCTATAACTATGGATTATTGAACACAGTATATACCCAAACTGGAGATGAAATAGCTACGATACCAGAGTTACATAAAGCATTCATGAACTACAAGAGAATAACTAAAGgaactttgttttatataaagttttattCAGCACCAGCAGAAATACTTTACGACGAGATAAAACCAATTATACAAGTAATAAAAATTGGACTAACTAGAGAGATGATTATACCGGAAAAAATAGAGGAACAAGAGGAGATACAAAAAGTAGAGATACCAGCATTTTATGCAGGAAAAAGAATTATTGGAATAGCTACTATATTAAATGAATTAACATCCAATTATttgaacaacaattcaatatggAGTTACTATTCACGAGAACAAACGATGATATATTCGAATTGTCGAGAATTTAGAGCAACAGATATGGAAGAACTCAGGCAATGGGCATTAAGTCTGTTAAAACCTGAGCAACAACCTACAACAAGAGCTATAAGGAAGGACTTTGTCTCATCGGAAATAATGACCAGATACTGCAAAACTATTGGCCATAAATATCCGGATCATCAATGTTCAAAATGTCAAGGTGAAGATAACGTGA